Proteins encoded within one genomic window of Xiphophorus maculatus strain JP 163 A chromosome 11, X_maculatus-5.0-male, whole genome shotgun sequence:
- the mrps31 gene encoding 28S ribosomal protein S31, mitochondrial, which translates to MYRFLSRAFCTTRNHSLFVYEGCVFSAKYDVYRVLTGVGVNPLSTCSVRCCEKKDNAISSNQDEAANVDTQAKITQLQEEAEEVKANNSGSSQQHSNVKVEQVLSKPSQVNTDGAKSGKESLLDLLGAMKVEVTSKRRLKNLKTKQSLESAAAGMESTSSMFQKATVQASAQSEALDPDLVTAASAAASTLPNRSKAESELLKQLRQRKLLTEAQKKGDINNLGVLLTDMKVGKTSGRQNAWPANQIRFDDDGQGYVHDRGITSELANVRKRRNIFPAKRLNIFSPTTDEREDESALAKPTLWDIDFANELSLLTNQMPRNGFEQMIQWTKEGKLWQYPINNEIGLEDEASVPFHEHVFLEKHLEDGFPRQGPVRHFMDLVVAGLAKNPYLTVEQKKEHISWFRDYFHQKEEVLNEADVYLN; encoded by the exons ATGTATAGATTTTTATCCCGGGCCTTTTGTACGACACGAAACCACTCACTTTTTGTCTACGAGGGCTGTGTGTTTTCCGCCAAATACGACGTTTATAG GGTATTAACTGGAGTTGGAGTAAACCCTCTAAGCACATGTTCAGTCAGATGCTGTGAAAAGAAAGACAATGCAATCTCCTCTAATCAAGATGAGGCAGCAAATGTAGACACTCAAGCAAAGATTACCCAACTacaggaggaggcagaggaggtgAAAGCAAATAATAGCGGTAGCAGTCAACAGCACAGCAATGTTAAAGTTGAACAGGTCTTGTCAAAGCCATCACAAGTAAACACGGATGGAGCTAAAAGTGGGAAGGAGAGTCTTTTGGACCTCCTTGGAGCCATGAAGGTTGAAGTTACTAGTAAAAGAAGGCTCAAAAACCTCAAGACGAAGCAAAGTCTTGAATCGGCTGCAGCAGGCATGGAGAGCACATCAAGTATGTTTCAAAAGGCAACAGTGCAAGCTTCAGCACAGAG tgaGGCATTGGATCCTGATCTGGTTACAGCAGCATCTGCTGCAGCCTCCACCCTTCCTAATCGCAGCAAGGCAGAATCAGAGCTGCTGAAACAGCTGAGGCAGCGCAAACTTCTCACAGAAGCTCAGAAAAAAGGCGATATCAACAATCTTGG AGTTCTTTTAACTGACATGAAAGTAGGGAAGACGTCTGGTCGGCAGAATGCTTGGCCTGCTAATCAGATCCGATTTGACGATGATGGACAAGGATACGTACACGACAGAGGAATTACCAGTGAGCTGGCCAATGTTCGGAAAAG GAGGAATATTTTCCCAGCAAAAAGACTTAATATCTTCTCTCCAACCACTGATGAACGGGAAGATGAATCAGCACTTG CTAAGCCGACCCTGTGGGACATAGATTTTGCCAATGAGTTATCTCTGTTAACCAACCAAATGCCACGTAACGGGTTTGAGCAAATGATCCAGTGGACCAAAGAGGGAAAACTGTGGCAGTACCCGATTAACAATGAAATTG GCCTTGAAGATGAAGCCAGTGTCCCGTTCCATGAGCACGTCTTCTTAGAGAAACACTTAGAGGACGGCTTCCCCCGTCAGGGGCCGGTGCGTCACTTCATGGACCTGGTTGTGGCTGGTCTGGCTAAAAACCCCTACTTGACCGTTGAACAGAAGAAGGAGCACATTTCCTGGTTTAGAGACTATTTTCATCAAAAGGAGGAGGTTCTTAACGAAGCTGATGTGTATCTAAACTAA